In Procambarus clarkii isolate CNS0578487 chromosome 5, FALCON_Pclarkii_2.0, whole genome shotgun sequence, the following are encoded in one genomic region:
- the LOC123765106 gene encoding uncharacterized protein: MAAACPHSACPSCCPSCPHSGGHNHHNGHSAPPPVTPTGQTENGHLLKFKIYKILNGPVQQAFVYVFHQTYTQDTDVYNSAVKCGITGYFSETELAALKREKRPRYHSLPLLFKVLKTCCNPSLAAPTNSIWKTSEPLREDDDLSSAGTVERLLLTFMKTYDEICSVQKPVSQEQFDERISDITRWLEWLIEGAGRFDVTGRWREDLEKVMGLLQDILLGEHKDSSSVEIAEDVTVELRMRHQLFPEPEVDPLLLWVSEAREMPKKRTHKAPIPDIGQNIGVQNLVTKLNAAAGGGGDGGDGSRPSGRVCLIRAEPGCGRTCLATLLASSWTQMDDRIRQISDYQAVIVVSGVAVSLANDDFVRVILPLCTLTHGVDKIRTWLSEACVLLVIDDAEELCNKCAEKVKDFIQGSKSISAIILTVPSYYDTLQHEWADIILTSFHLNGYNREEIIALAEQIVYHKTESTDPKCLKKFLTKNICRLERVLKHPHTLSQVCEAFIEQPGIYDEVTTATDILWTLILWKVHHALHSDPQTSSEKQVLQWLKLAGQSALEAFKAGRRLEGDYMTRLETETSSMFSSTICQSLMLGVFKQRHFHGADTRGYSSIHSVQQEFLAAWYTDLKILECQKLVSLIGELQCAYQLALFMGGLMLKLKRGSGGSLLELDERRLIGAILNHADDSSEHLNFNLDLVAEVKATPRLLEYIVEMSEYPDEWNISAADAQLVPIQGLLLNVAPTRIFLNVEELKPYAELNQVISFLCRVDIFVWLDSTCQFRYGNGNKMDRIIKAFFGEHVVTKIDLLAGCASLRTIRELVSQPAFTHLVYIKMRALDKTSLSTLLVINQFLPKLLWLEIKIDFLVLEEDMNDLPCSTVPLMDIHLQGTKASCIPKLANFLGTIHTCYTGIHLEQTSLTPEDLFVLLKQLQKRDIRLYSHPDCREQFRRWYYPQLSACGEHVKLTDELAQEILGFDDRVYYSNHFVDSSCFALALDAWNLMSYLEEQEDIIQFKYRTENLSFIKRLDGSVSIENHKANCNLQK, from the exons ATGGCCGCAGCTTGCCCTCACTCTGCCTGCCCCTCATGCTGCCCCTCATGCCCTCACTCTGGGGGGCACAACCACCATAATGGTCACTCTGCGCCTCCTCCTGTCACACCCACAG gccaaacagaaaacggacacCTGCTGAAATTCAAGATATACAAAATACTGAACGGTCCGGTGCAGCAGGCCTTCGTGTATGTGTTCCACCAGACATACACACAGGATACCGATGTGTATAACTCGGCCGTCAAGTGTGGGATAACCGGTTACTTCAGCGAGACTGAACTAGCAGCTCTGAAGCGCGAAAAACGGCCCAGATACCACAGTCTGCCATTGCTCTTCAAGGTCCTGAAGACCTGTTGTAATCCTTCGTTGGCCGCTCCTACGAACTCCATCTGGAAGACTTCGGAGCCCCTACGCGAAGATGATGATCTCTCGAGCGCTGGGACGGTGGAGAGGCTTCTCCTGACATTCATGAAGACTTATGATGAGATATGTAGCGTGCAGAAGCCAGTTAGCCAAGAGCAGTTTGATGAGAGGATATCGGACATAACGAGGTGGTTAGAATGGCTAATTGAAGGTGCTGGAAGGTTTGATGTTACTGGAAGATGGAGGGAAGATCTGGAGAAGGTAATGGGGCTCCTTCAAGACATCTTGCTGGGTGAACACAAGGATAGTTCCTCCGTGGAAATAGCTG AGGACGTCACAGTGGAGCTTCGTATGCGCCATCAGCTGTTCCCTGAACCAGAAGTGGACCCACTCTTGCTATGGGTATCGGAGGCCAGAGAGATGCCCAAGAAAAGGACCCACAAAGCCCCCAT TCCGGACATCGGCCAGAATATAGGTGTCCAGAATTTGGTGACTAAACTGaacgctgctgctggtggtggtggtgatggtggtgatggttcgaGACCCAGTGGCAGAGTTTGTCTCATCAGAGCAGAGCCTGGGTGTGGACGAACATGTCTGGCGACTCTGCTAGCCTCATCCTGGACACAGATGGATGACAGAATCCGTCAGATTAGTGATTATCAGGCTGTCATTGTTGTGTCTGGAGTGGCAGTTAGTCTAGCTAACGATGATTTTGTTCGTGTGATTCTTCCACTATGTACCCTGACCCACGGTGTGGATAAGATTCGAACCTGGTTGAGTGAAGCTTGTGTGTTGCTGGTTATTGATGATGCTGAAGAGTTGTGTAACAAGTGTGCAGAAAAGGTTAAAGATTTTATTCAAGGATCAAAATCCATTTCAGCAATAATTCTAACAGTTCCCTCCTATTATGACACACTACAACATGAATGGGCAGACATTATTTTAACGAGTTTTCATCTGAATGGTTATAATCGCGAGGAAATTATTGCCTTGGCTGAACAAATTGTGTACCACAAGACAGAATCAACAGATCCAAAATGTTTAAAAAAGTTTTTGACTAAAAATATCTGCAGACTTGAACGTGTGTTGAAGCACCCGCACACACTTTCACAGGTGTGTGAAGCTTTTATTGAGCAGCCAGGTATATATGATGAAGTGACCACAGCCACAGATATACTCTGGACTCTCATACTCTGGAAGGTCCATCACGCGCTTCACTCCGATCCCCAGACAAGCTCGGAAAAGCAAGTATTACAGTGGCTTAAGCTTGCAGGGCAGAGTGCTCTCGAAGCCTTCAAGGCCGGCAGAAGATTAGAAGGCGACTACATGACACGCCTCGAAACTGAGACGTCAAGCATGTTTTCCAGCACCATTTGTCAGAGTCTGATGTTGGGGGTGTTCAAACAACGCCACTTTCACGGAGCAGACACACGAGGCTATAGTTCTATTCACAGTGTTCAACAGGAGTTCCTTGCTGCTTGGTATACAGACCTTAAAATCCTCGAATGTCAGAAATTAGTAAGTTTAATTGGGGAATTGCAGTGTGCATACCAACTTGCATTATTTATGGGCGGGCTCATGCTGAAGCTCAAACGGGGCTCTGGGGGCAGCTTATTGGAACTGGATGAACGAAGACTGATTGGCGCTATCCTCAACCACGCCGATGACAGCAGTGAACATCTAAATTTTAACTTAGATCTCGTTGCTGAAGTGAAGGCTACACCACGCCTGTTAGAATATATCGTGGAGATGTCAGAATATCCTGATGAATGGAATATAAGTGCAGCCGATGCCCAACTGGTGCCCATACAAGGTCTATTGCTTAATGTTGCACCCACGAGAATCTTTCTGAATGTTGAAGAGCTAAAACCATACGCAGAATTAAATCAAGTGATTAGTTTCTTGTGTCGCGTGGACATTTTTGTATGGCTTGACAGCACGTGCCAGTTCAGGTATGGTAATGGTAATAAAATGGATCGGATTATCAAAGCATTTTTTGGAGAGCACGTAGTGACCAAGATTGATCTCCTGGCTGGCTGTGCATCCCTCAGAACCATCAGAGAACTGGTCTCACAACCAGCATTCACTCACTTGGTATACATCAAGATGCGAGCCTTGGACAAAACCTCTCTATCCACTTTGCTTGTCATTAATCAATTCCTACCTAAGCTACTGTGGCTGGAAATCAAAATAGACTTTTTGGTCTTGGAGGAAGACATGAATGATTTACCGTGTAGCACAGTGCCTCTTATGGACATCCACCTACAAGGAACAAAAGCCTCGTGTATACCCAAGCTGGCTAACTTCCTGGGTActatacacacctgctacacGGGTATCCACTTAGAACAaacgtccctcaccccagaggacCTGTTTGTATTGCTGAAGCAGTTGCAGAAGCGGGACATCCGCTTGTACTCACATCCAGACTGTAGAGAACAGTTCAGAAGGTGGTATTATCCTCAGCTGTCTGCCTGCGGCGAGCACGTTAAGCTTACAGATGAGCTGGCTCAAGAGATACTAGGCTTCGACGACCGGGTCTATTACAGCAATCATTTCGTCGACTCCTCGTGCTTTGCTCTGGCTCTTGACGCTTGGAATTTGATGTCATATTTGGAAGAACAGGAagatatcatccagtttaagtacAGGACAGAAAATCTCTCCTTTATTAAGAGACTTGATGGCTCAGTTAGTATTGAAAACCACAAAGCAAACTGTAATTTACAGAAATAG